One segment of Castanea sativa cultivar Marrone di Chiusa Pesio chromosome 3, ASM4071231v1 DNA contains the following:
- the LOC142629996 gene encoding putative potassium transporter 17 isoform X2, with amino-acid sequence MDRQRQSESRRNLSEINVVVVADSTASNGRLLHLHALSTDSASLPNANEQMSRWSTLVLAYKTLGVVFGGLVTSPLYVYPSMPLKSPTKEDYLGIYSIMFWTLTLIGVVKYASIAIKADDHGEGGTFALYSLLCRHVNIGILSSKRVSSNSILSHSMHEGTGKKSRLGIFFESSIVARRVLLFVAILGTCMLIGDGILTPAISVLSAMDGLRAQFHSVSKSLVEALSAVVLVVLFLLQKFGTSKVSFLFSPIMAAWTLSTPLVGIYSIIHHYPSIFKAISPHYIFHFFWRNGKEGWLLLGGTVLCITGSEAMFADLGHFNQRSIQTAYLIKNPNDHDDGFYKFIPTAVYWPIFIIATSAAVVASQSLISATFSVIKQSVVLDYFPRVKVVHTSNSKEGEVYSPEVNYILMILCVAVILIFGDGKDIGNAFGVVVSLVMLITTILLTLVMIIIWKTPPVLVALCFSMFFVMEGVYVSAVCTKIYEGGWIPFAISFILAVIMFGWFYGRQRKLEYELTHKITLERLIGLLSYPGVQRVPGLCLFYTNIQDGFTPILGHYIKTMKSLHKVTIFTTLRYLLVSKVAPHERIIIKKLGLKGVYGCVIQYGYADSLNLEGDDFVSQVTNSLHMHLQGCLDGLTYDPVEIQEEISDLEQAKQAEVVHVIGKTRFHVGKNCRWFDRIMLAFYEVMHNNCRSALPALGVPLQQRVEVGMLYEA; translated from the exons ATGGATCGGCAAAGACAGAGTGAGTCACGACGAAATCTGTCTGAGATtaacgttgttgttgttgctgatTCTACTGCCTCTAATGGCCGCCTTCTCCACCTTCATGCTCTTAGTACTGATTCTGCTTCCCTTCCAAATGCAAACGAACAG ATGAGTCGATGGAGTACTCTGGTGCTTGCGTACAAGACTCTTGGAGTGGTATTTGGAGGACTTGTAACATCTCCATTGTATGTGTATCCTTCAATGCCATTGAAGTCTCCGACGAAAGAAGACTACTTGGGTATCTACAGCATAATGTTCTGGACTCTTACTCTCATTGGTGTTGTAAAGTATGCTAGCATAGCTATCAAAGCCGATGATCACGGAGAAG GAGGAACATTTGCCTTGTATTCATTACTCTGTAGGCATGTGAATATTGGAATTCTTTCATCAAAACGTGTAAGTTCAAATTCAATCCTTTCACACTCTATGCATGAGGGCACTGGAAAGAAAAGTAGGCTcggaattttttttgaaagcagtATAGTTGCTAGGAGGGTATTGCTTTTTGTTGCTATATTAGGCACGTGCATGCTTATTGGCGATGGTATACTTACCCCTGCAATCTCAG TGTTGTCGGCAATGGATGGACTAAGAGCACAGTTTCATTCTGTGAGTAAAT CTCTGGTGGAGGCACTCTCTGCAGTAGTGTTAGTTGTCTTATTCCTGTTGCAAAAGTTTGGTACCTCTAAAGTGAGTTTCCTCTTTTCTCCTATCATGGCTGCATGGACCTTGAGCACTCCACTTGTCGGAATTTATAGCATTATACATCATTATCCAAGTATATTCAAGGCTATATCGCCACACTACATCTTCCATTTCTTTTGGAGAAATGGAAAGGAGGGCTGGCTGTTGCTTGGTGGCACTGTCCTTTGCATTACAG GTTCGGAAGCAATGTTTGCAGATCTTGGTCATTTCAACCAACGTTCCATTCAG ACAGCATACCTGATCAAGAATCCCAATGATCATGATGATGGATTCTACAAGTTCATACCAACTGCAGTCTATTGGCCCATCTTTATCATAGCCACATCAGCTGCAGTTGTTGCAAGCCAGTCACTCATATCAGCCACATTTTCTGTAATCAAGCAATCTGTAGTACTAGATTATTTCCCTCGAGTGAAGGTGGTACATACATCCAATAGTAAGGAAGGCGAAGTTTATTCCCCAGAAGTGAACTACATCCTCATGATTCTTTGCGTTGCTGTCATACTCATCTTTGGAGATGGGAAAGATATTGGAAATGCTTTTG GTGTCGTTGTCAGTCTAGTGATGCTCATTACCACTATATTGCTGACACTTGTGATGATCATAATATGGAAAACTCCGCCTGTGCTGGTTGCTCTTTGCTTCTCTATGTTTTTTGTGATGGAAGGTGTTTATGTGAGTGCAGTCTGCACTAAAATTTATGAAGGTGGATGGATTCCTTTTGCCATATCCTTCATTCTTGCTGTTATTATGTTTGGCTGGTTTTATGGGAGACAGAGAAAGCTAGAGTATGAGTTAACTCACAAGATAACTTTGGAGAGACTAATAGGGCTTTTATCTTACCCTGGTGTCCAAAGGGTTCCTGGATTGTGCTTATTTTATACTAACATTCAAGATGGGTTTACTCCTATTCTTGGACACTACATAAAAACCATGAAATCCCTTCACAAGGTCACCATATTCACAACTCTTCGATATTTGTTGGTTTCTAAGGTTGCTCCACATGAGAGGATCATCATCAAGAAACTGGGCCTAAAAGGGGTTTATGGGTGTGTGATTCAGTATGGCTATGCAGATTCCTTAAATCTTGAAGGAGATGATTTTGTAAGTCAAGTTACCAATAGCTTGCATATGCATCTACAGGGCTGCTTGGATGGTCTAACATATGATCCTGTGGAGATCCAAGAAGAGATTTCTGATTTGGAACAAGCAAAGCAGGCTGAGGTGGTTCACGTCATAGGGAAGACAAGGTTCCATGTAGGCAAGAACTGTCGCTGGTTTGACCGAATCATGCTTGCATTTTATGAAGTTATGCACAACAATTGTCGGTCTGCCCTGCCTGCTCTGGGGGTACCATTACAGCAGCGTGTTGAGGTTGGAATGCTTTACGAGGCTTGA
- the LOC142629996 gene encoding putative potassium transporter 17 isoform X1 → MDRQRQSESRRNLSEINVVVVADSTASNGRLLHLHALSTDSASLPNANEQMSRWSTLVLAYKTLGVVFGGLVTSPLYVYPSMPLKSPTKEDYLGIYSIMFWTLTLIGVVKYASIAIKADDHGEGGTFALYSLLCRHVNIGILSSKRVSSNSILSHSMHEGTGKKSRLGIFFESSIVARRVLLFVAILGTCMLIGDGILTPAISVLSAMDGLRAQFHSVSKSLVEALSAVVLVVLFLLQKFGTSKVSFLFSPIMAAWTLSTPLVGIYSIIHHYPSIFKAISPHYIFHFFWRNGKEGWLLLGGTVLCITGSEAMFADLGHFNQRSIQIAFLFTIYPSLVLTYAGQTAYLIKNPNDHDDGFYKFIPTAVYWPIFIIATSAAVVASQSLISATFSVIKQSVVLDYFPRVKVVHTSNSKEGEVYSPEVNYILMILCVAVILIFGDGKDIGNAFGVVVSLVMLITTILLTLVMIIIWKTPPVLVALCFSMFFVMEGVYVSAVCTKIYEGGWIPFAISFILAVIMFGWFYGRQRKLEYELTHKITLERLIGLLSYPGVQRVPGLCLFYTNIQDGFTPILGHYIKTMKSLHKVTIFTTLRYLLVSKVAPHERIIIKKLGLKGVYGCVIQYGYADSLNLEGDDFVSQVTNSLHMHLQGCLDGLTYDPVEIQEEISDLEQAKQAEVVHVIGKTRFHVGKNCRWFDRIMLAFYEVMHNNCRSALPALGVPLQQRVEVGMLYEA, encoded by the exons ATGGATCGGCAAAGACAGAGTGAGTCACGACGAAATCTGTCTGAGATtaacgttgttgttgttgctgatTCTACTGCCTCTAATGGCCGCCTTCTCCACCTTCATGCTCTTAGTACTGATTCTGCTTCCCTTCCAAATGCAAACGAACAG ATGAGTCGATGGAGTACTCTGGTGCTTGCGTACAAGACTCTTGGAGTGGTATTTGGAGGACTTGTAACATCTCCATTGTATGTGTATCCTTCAATGCCATTGAAGTCTCCGACGAAAGAAGACTACTTGGGTATCTACAGCATAATGTTCTGGACTCTTACTCTCATTGGTGTTGTAAAGTATGCTAGCATAGCTATCAAAGCCGATGATCACGGAGAAG GAGGAACATTTGCCTTGTATTCATTACTCTGTAGGCATGTGAATATTGGAATTCTTTCATCAAAACGTGTAAGTTCAAATTCAATCCTTTCACACTCTATGCATGAGGGCACTGGAAAGAAAAGTAGGCTcggaattttttttgaaagcagtATAGTTGCTAGGAGGGTATTGCTTTTTGTTGCTATATTAGGCACGTGCATGCTTATTGGCGATGGTATACTTACCCCTGCAATCTCAG TGTTGTCGGCAATGGATGGACTAAGAGCACAGTTTCATTCTGTGAGTAAAT CTCTGGTGGAGGCACTCTCTGCAGTAGTGTTAGTTGTCTTATTCCTGTTGCAAAAGTTTGGTACCTCTAAAGTGAGTTTCCTCTTTTCTCCTATCATGGCTGCATGGACCTTGAGCACTCCACTTGTCGGAATTTATAGCATTATACATCATTATCCAAGTATATTCAAGGCTATATCGCCACACTACATCTTCCATTTCTTTTGGAGAAATGGAAAGGAGGGCTGGCTGTTGCTTGGTGGCACTGTCCTTTGCATTACAG GTTCGGAAGCAATGTTTGCAGATCTTGGTCATTTCAACCAACGTTCCATTCAG ATAGCTTTCTTGTTTACAATATATCCTTCTTTAGTTCTAACATATGCGGGGCAGACAGCATACCTGATCAAGAATCCCAATGATCATGATGATGGATTCTACAAGTTCATACCAACTGCAGTCTATTGGCCCATCTTTATCATAGCCACATCAGCTGCAGTTGTTGCAAGCCAGTCACTCATATCAGCCACATTTTCTGTAATCAAGCAATCTGTAGTACTAGATTATTTCCCTCGAGTGAAGGTGGTACATACATCCAATAGTAAGGAAGGCGAAGTTTATTCCCCAGAAGTGAACTACATCCTCATGATTCTTTGCGTTGCTGTCATACTCATCTTTGGAGATGGGAAAGATATTGGAAATGCTTTTG GTGTCGTTGTCAGTCTAGTGATGCTCATTACCACTATATTGCTGACACTTGTGATGATCATAATATGGAAAACTCCGCCTGTGCTGGTTGCTCTTTGCTTCTCTATGTTTTTTGTGATGGAAGGTGTTTATGTGAGTGCAGTCTGCACTAAAATTTATGAAGGTGGATGGATTCCTTTTGCCATATCCTTCATTCTTGCTGTTATTATGTTTGGCTGGTTTTATGGGAGACAGAGAAAGCTAGAGTATGAGTTAACTCACAAGATAACTTTGGAGAGACTAATAGGGCTTTTATCTTACCCTGGTGTCCAAAGGGTTCCTGGATTGTGCTTATTTTATACTAACATTCAAGATGGGTTTACTCCTATTCTTGGACACTACATAAAAACCATGAAATCCCTTCACAAGGTCACCATATTCACAACTCTTCGATATTTGTTGGTTTCTAAGGTTGCTCCACATGAGAGGATCATCATCAAGAAACTGGGCCTAAAAGGGGTTTATGGGTGTGTGATTCAGTATGGCTATGCAGATTCCTTAAATCTTGAAGGAGATGATTTTGTAAGTCAAGTTACCAATAGCTTGCATATGCATCTACAGGGCTGCTTGGATGGTCTAACATATGATCCTGTGGAGATCCAAGAAGAGATTTCTGATTTGGAACAAGCAAAGCAGGCTGAGGTGGTTCACGTCATAGGGAAGACAAGGTTCCATGTAGGCAAGAACTGTCGCTGGTTTGACCGAATCATGCTTGCATTTTATGAAGTTATGCACAACAATTGTCGGTCTGCCCTGCCTGCTCTGGGGGTACCATTACAGCAGCGTGTTGAGGTTGGAATGCTTTACGAGGCTTGA